A stretch of the Tissierellales bacterium genome encodes the following:
- a CDS encoding sodium-dependent transporter, with the protein MTKENSTSREGFTSKFGFIMSCIGSALGLGNIWMFPYKLGAYGGAAFLIPYFIFVFVLSTTGLITEFTFGRHFKAGSYTGITNLFEKKGKKHGKLMAIIPTIGLTGIFIFYCVVVGWILKYFTLSITGQITSIDTEAYFGTFSGTSATIPWFLLAIVLTLLIVISGVAQGIERLNKIILPILFFIFICLAVKSLTLEGSMEGVRYLLVPRWEVLLDMKTWIMALGQAFFTVSLTGCGMVVYGSYIDEGFDIPKSSLQTAIFDTVAALLASFIIIPAVFAFGIAPDSGPSLLFITVPKVFQSMPYSSLISSLFFLSIVFAAISSSVSMLEGPVETLLTITKLTRKKASALIASICFLIGLPLAINNDMFGKFADFITTILSPIGVLIVAVCFFYMLDKETVLKAINKGSKNPVGSWFVPLGKYVFVATTVLIIVLGMFYGSIG; encoded by the coding sequence CTTACAAATTGGGAGCATATGGTGGAGCTGCATTTTTGATACCGTATTTCATATTTGTATTCGTACTTAGCACCACAGGACTTATAACAGAGTTTACATTTGGTCGTCATTTTAAGGCGGGGTCGTACACTGGTATTACAAATTTATTTGAAAAAAAGGGCAAGAAACATGGAAAGTTGATGGCAATTATTCCAACTATAGGACTGACTGGTATATTTATATTTTACTGCGTTGTAGTTGGATGGATACTAAAATACTTTACTCTGAGCATAACAGGTCAGATTACAAGTATAGATACAGAGGCTTACTTTGGCACTTTTTCAGGGACATCAGCAACTATACCTTGGTTTTTACTAGCTATAGTATTGACGCTTTTGATTGTAATTTCTGGAGTAGCACAGGGCATTGAGAGATTAAATAAAATAATATTGCCAATATTATTTTTCATATTCATTTGCTTAGCTGTAAAATCACTTACATTAGAAGGCTCAATGGAAGGTGTTCGCTATCTTTTAGTGCCGAGATGGGAAGTGCTATTGGACATGAAAACTTGGATAATGGCTCTAGGACAGGCATTTTTTACAGTTTCACTAACTGGATGTGGAATGGTAGTATATGGTAGTTACATCGACGAAGGATTTGATATTCCAAAATCATCGCTACAAACAGCTATATTTGACACTGTAGCGGCATTATTAGCATCATTTATAATCATACCTGCTGTATTTGCATTTGGTATAGCTCCTGATTCGGGACCATCACTATTATTTATAACAGTTCCAAAAGTATTTCAATCTATGCCATATTCATCACTTATTAGCAGTTTATTTTTCCTTAGCATAGTATTTGCAGCCATATCATCATCTGTAAGTATGCTAGAAGGGCCTGTTGAGACGCTTTTGACGATTACAAAACTTACTCGTAAAAAAGCTTCAGCCCTCATTGCGTCAATTTGTTTTCTAATAGGATTACCTCTAGCTATAAACAATGATATGTTTGGTAAATTTGCTGATTTTATAACTACTATATTGTCACCAATAGGGGTTTTGATAGTAGCTGTATGTTTCTTCTACATGTTAGATAAAGAGACCGTATTAAAAGCTATCAACAAGGGATCTAAAAATCCAGTGGGTTCATGGTTTGTTCCACTAGGAAAATATGTTTTTGTGGCTACTACTGTGTTGATTATCGTATTGGGAATGTTTTACGGCAGTATTGGTTAG